The Pyrobaculum sp. 3827-6 genome has a segment encoding these proteins:
- a CDS encoding HD domain-containing protein, producing the protein MEKELVYEVGVKLIDRIIPDSDRVRKVWELLTSDVEVQAYLKMANVFAVQRLRYNDHGPVHSRIVAGSALAIYKILADKGFKPSVVADGVGDWEDSMVVTLMGAYLHDIGNSVHRTHHPIYSALLTDRIAEKILSKVYGNTEKMYMLKQEVMHAVFCHDEAYNCLTFEAACAKIADGTDMSSGRARYPYRAGKNDIHALSALAIERVELVANETRPLAINVHMTNETGIFQIDTVLGQKIATSGLAPYVEVRAFTKGKLFAVRTFETTHRIDSRPSVK; encoded by the coding sequence GTGGAGAAGGAGCTTGTATATGAAGTTGGCGTGAAGCTGATCGATAGAATTATCCCAGACAGCGATAGGGTTAGAAAGGTGTGGGAGCTCCTTACGTCTGATGTGGAGGTCCAGGCGTATCTAAAAATGGCCAACGTCTTCGCCGTACAGAGGCTACGGTACAACGACCATGGCCCAGTCCACTCGAGAATTGTGGCTGGCAGCGCCCTGGCTATATACAAAATTCTCGCCGACAAGGGGTTCAAGCCCAGCGTCGTCGCCGACGGCGTGGGCGACTGGGAGGACTCCATGGTGGTGACTCTGATGGGCGCCTATCTACACGACATTGGCAACTCGGTACACAGGACACACCATCCCATATACTCCGCCTTGCTGACAGACAGGATAGCCGAGAAGATACTGTCGAAGGTGTACGGCAACACAGAAAAGATGTACATGCTCAAACAGGAGGTGATGCACGCCGTGTTCTGCCACGACGAGGCGTACAACTGCCTCACGTTCGAGGCCGCCTGCGCCAAAATCGCAGACGGGACAGATATGAGCAGCGGGAGGGCTAGGTACCCCTACAGAGCTGGGAAAAACGACATACACGCGCTGAGCGCCCTGGCTATAGAGCGGGTAGAACTCGTAGCAAACGAAACCAGGCCCCTAGCCATCAACGTACACATGACAAACGAGACTGGTATATTCCAGATAGACACCGTCCTAGGCCAGAAAATCGCCACCTCCGGCCTGGCGCCCTACGTAGAGGTGAGGGCCTTCACAAAAGGAAAGCTATTTGCAGTCAGGACATTCGAAACCACACACCGCATAGACAGTAGACCATCGGTAAAGTAG
- the cutA gene encoding divalent-cation tolerance protein CutA, translating to MYTTVFITAPDRESGKKIARHILERRLAACVNMSPVSSMYWWDGKIEEADEVLLIVKTSADKLDELIKEVKSVHPYQVPEIIALPISGGYREYLKWVERETHA from the coding sequence ATGTATACAACTGTATTTATCACAGCTCCAGATAGGGAGAGCGGTAAGAAAATAGCTAGGCATATTTTGGAGAGGAGGCTTGCGGCTTGTGTCAACATGTCGCCGGTGAGTTCAATGTATTGGTGGGATGGAAAGATTGAGGAGGCCGACGAGGTTCTCCTAATAGTCAAGACCAGCGCAGATAAGTTGGACGAGCTTATAAAAGAGGTGAAGTCTGTACACCCCTACCAGGTGCCCGAGATAATAGCGTTGCCCATATCGGGGGGCTACAGAGAGTATTTAAAATGGGTCGAGCGGGAGACCCATGCCTAG
- a CDS encoding 2,3-bisphosphoglycerate-independent phosphoglycerate mutase translates to MPSVLWILFDGGGDRPNGGKTPFYVAFKPTIDYLTSLGSCGVLDPISPGVRPGSDTAHLALFGYDPYRYYTGRGAFEALGADVALKPGDVAFRTNLATVDDSDVVLDRRAGRYIAPEEARAVEELMNKIGEEVGRRYGVEVLYKSTVEHRGVLVLRGAVSHKVSDTDPHKVGAKIMQSVPLDNSKEAALTAEVVNEITRRFKEASREMEVNKARRLQGRLPINTILLRGGGYMPHIEPIKERYNIRAAAIAGVALIRGVARAVGMDVYTAPGLGGTKDDVFDNAVKLAVDLMSTYDLVFLHVKGTDSTSHDGDFGGKVSVIERLDKALAPHLDNLLKNYVVVTSDHATPVSVREHTGEPVPILLYGPDVVADDVGKFSELTCWRGALGRLRGIDVMPILGSYLTLTEKFGE, encoded by the coding sequence ATGCCTAGCGTCTTGTGGATTCTATTCGACGGCGGGGGGGACAGGCCGAACGGCGGAAAGACGCCGTTTTACGTAGCCTTCAAGCCCACGATAGACTACCTAACATCCCTCGGGTCGTGCGGCGTGCTTGATCCCATATCCCCCGGCGTCAGGCCTGGCTCCGACACGGCGCATCTAGCCCTATTTGGATACGACCCGTATAGGTACTACACGGGGCGCGGCGCCTTTGAGGCCCTCGGGGCAGACGTGGCGCTGAAGCCCGGCGACGTGGCATTCCGGACAAACCTAGCCACGGTCGACGACTCGGACGTGGTGCTGGATAGACGTGCGGGCCGCTACATAGCGCCCGAGGAGGCCAGGGCCGTGGAGGAGCTGATGAACAAGATAGGCGAGGAGGTGGGGCGGAGGTACGGCGTCGAGGTGTTGTACAAATCCACGGTGGAGCACAGGGGGGTTCTGGTGCTGAGAGGGGCGGTGAGTCACAAGGTAAGCGATACGGATCCGCACAAGGTCGGGGCCAAGATTATGCAGTCGGTACCTCTTGACAACAGTAAAGAGGCGGCCCTCACGGCGGAGGTGGTTAACGAAATTACGAGACGCTTCAAAGAGGCGTCTAGGGAGATGGAGGTGAACAAGGCCAGGAGGTTGCAGGGGCGTCTGCCGATAAACACAATTCTCCTCAGGGGCGGCGGCTATATGCCGCATATAGAGCCCATCAAGGAGAGATACAACATCAGGGCGGCCGCCATCGCAGGGGTTGCGTTAATCAGAGGCGTGGCGCGGGCGGTGGGCATGGATGTATACACAGCGCCCGGCCTCGGCGGGACGAAGGACGATGTCTTTGACAATGCGGTTAAGCTCGCCGTGGATCTCATGTCTACGTACGACCTGGTATTTCTACACGTCAAGGGGACAGACAGCACCAGCCACGACGGGGACTTCGGCGGGAAGGTGTCTGTCATCGAGAGGCTGGACAAGGCCCTGGCGCCGCATCTAGACAACCTATTGAAGAACTACGTCGTGGTCACCTCAGATCACGCCACTCCAGTCAGCGTGAGGGAGCACACAGGCGAGCCCGTGCCGATACTTCTCTACGGACCCGACGTCGTCGCCGACGACGTGGGGAAATTCTCAGAGCTCACGTGTTGGAGAGGCGCCTTGGGGAGGCTGAGGGGCATAGACGTCATGCCGATTCTGGGCAGCTACCTAACTCTAACTGAGAAGTTCGGCGAGTGA
- a CDS encoding MFS transporter: protein MFDAMDVLILSYLLVAAGELALDTQGKTLVILANNLGMLIGAALFGRLADKFGRRKIFIATLLLYSLGTGAAALARSWLEFAVVRFFAGLGLGGELPVVATYVSENSPPERRGRNVVLLESFWSLGAVLAAATSLYLFTSIGWRASLVLLSLTAFYALVIRLALPESQRWIESRGARPPEAAAAPRVDLHRLSIVSSIWLMLAFGYYGAFLWLPTMLVKERGFTYVGTYEFMFITTLAQLPGYFSAAYLVEKLGRRPVGSLYFLLSAVSAVLFTYSRASGELVVWALALNFFNLGVWGVIYAYTPELFPTAVRGAATGMSGSAARVGMILGPMLYPLYSSSALIIIAAVWATASALIWLLPETKGRAV from the coding sequence ATGTTTGACGCTATGGATGTCTTGATCCTGTCCTACCTCTTAGTCGCCGCCGGGGAGCTGGCGCTGGACACCCAGGGAAAGACGTTGGTCATACTCGCCAACAACCTAGGCATGTTGATAGGCGCCGCGCTGTTCGGCCGCCTGGCTGACAAATTCGGCAGGAGGAAAATCTTCATTGCGACTCTCCTTCTCTACAGCCTTGGCACCGGCGCCGCGGCTCTGGCCAGGTCGTGGCTGGAATTCGCCGTAGTGAGGTTCTTCGCGGGGCTGGGGCTCGGCGGCGAGTTGCCAGTGGTCGCGACGTACGTCTCGGAAAACTCCCCGCCGGAGAGGAGGGGGAGAAACGTGGTGCTTCTAGAAAGCTTCTGGTCCCTAGGGGCGGTGCTAGCCGCCGCCACATCTCTCTACCTCTTCACGTCTATTGGATGGAGGGCGTCGCTTGTCCTCCTCAGCCTAACCGCCTTCTACGCACTGGTGATACGCCTCGCCCTGCCCGAGTCGCAGAGATGGATAGAGTCCAGAGGGGCGCGGCCACCGGAGGCCGCCGCGGCGCCTCGGGTCGATCTGCATAGGCTCTCTATTGTTTCGTCCATCTGGCTAATGCTGGCCTTCGGATACTACGGGGCTTTTCTCTGGCTACCCACCATGTTGGTGAAGGAGAGGGGCTTCACCTACGTGGGCACATACGAATTCATGTTTATAACCACCCTGGCGCAGCTACCCGGCTACTTCTCCGCGGCGTATCTAGTGGAGAAGCTAGGCCGCAGACCTGTGGGCTCTCTGTACTTCCTCCTGTCAGCTGTCTCGGCGGTGTTGTTTACCTACAGCAGGGCGTCGGGGGAGCTCGTCGTGTGGGCCCTCGCACTTAACTTCTTCAACCTAGGCGTGTGGGGGGTGATATACGCATACACGCCTGAGCTGTTCCCCACAGCTGTGAGAGGAGCCGCCACGGGCATGTCCGGCTCCGCGGCGAGGGTGGGCATGATACTTGGGCCAATGCTCTACCCGCTCTACTCCTCCTCGGCCCTCATAATCATCGCCGCCGTATGGGCAACGGCCTCGGCGCTCATCTGGCTCCTCCCCGAGACCAAGGGCCGTGCCGTGTAG
- a CDS encoding D-aminoacyl-tRNA deacylase, whose protein sequence is MYVLVVSLGDPVSRMFLEVAPEMPLVETRSGLEIRKFRDVPVVVHRGDPTEFSNEEVLASLGRHAIFISRHEMANPRPLFTVHTPGGWPDVSVAHPHLASSLYRSLCRSAYEPFSCAFEATHHPPNTSAVSATFIEVGSTEREWRDRKAVETLVHVVEEVTGRELERRPPAMVVGDLHYVTVADAVLRGDVDIGHVVPKYVEIKLEVVQTAFRKHVAPVEKVFLFRKNVKNPARAEIIEFFRSSGVEVVLKG, encoded by the coding sequence GTGTACGTCTTGGTCGTCTCGCTCGGCGACCCGGTCTCCCGCATGTTTTTAGAAGTTGCGCCGGAGATGCCTCTGGTTGAGACGCGGAGTGGTTTAGAAATTAGAAAGTTTAGAGATGTCCCCGTCGTGGTTCACAGGGGCGATCCCACCGAGTTTAGTAATGAGGAGGTCTTGGCATCCCTCGGCAGACACGCCATATTTATTTCACGCCACGAGATGGCTAATCCAAGGCCTCTGTTTACTGTGCACACCCCAGGGGGCTGGCCCGACGTCTCGGTGGCGCACCCGCACCTCGCCTCTTCACTCTATAGATCTCTGTGTAGAAGCGCCTACGAGCCCTTCAGCTGCGCGTTTGAGGCGACACACCACCCCCCAAACACCAGCGCCGTGTCAGCTACTTTTATAGAGGTTGGTAGCACCGAGAGGGAGTGGAGAGATAGAAAGGCCGTTGAGACGCTTGTCCATGTGGTTGAGGAGGTGACGGGTAGGGAGCTGGAGAGGCGCCCCCCGGCGATGGTGGTGGGGGATCTCCACTACGTCACGGTGGCGGATGCGGTGCTGAGGGGAGACGTGGATATTGGCCACGTGGTGCCAAAATACGTGGAGATAAAGCTGGAGGTTGTGCAGACCGCCTTTAGGAAGCACGTCGCTCCTGTAGAAAAAGTCTTTCTATTTAGGAAGAATGTGAAGAACCCGGCGAGGGCTGAGATTATAGAGTTTTTTAGGAGTAGCGGCGTGGAGGTGGTACTCAAGGGTTGA
- a CDS encoding alcohol dehydrogenase catalytic domain-containing protein — protein sequence MRAVQLVKFGEPREALRYTDLPDPAPGPGDVLVKIEAAGVCGRDLVVRKGAFPHVKPPVIPGHEGVGKVVEVGPGVERDVVGSRVFLSAIYDGTCDYCRRGFENLCRNAELLGESRNGTYAEYVVLPAKFAHPFHGVDPRVAVVATCPLATAVYTLRHVDVEGRRVLVVGAGGTGVYIAQLAKVRGGEVYISTRSPEKAAVLRQLGLEVAAEGDKDFDVVIDTVGSPTLERSLKLARRAGSVVVIGNVTGERASLSPALVILRQLKVLGSMAFRPWDIYEALDLLKRGLIKPLYAEYRLQDAARVHEDMERGVVVGRAVLIP from the coding sequence GTGAGGGCTGTCCAGTTAGTCAAATTTGGAGAGCCGCGGGAGGCGTTGCGCTATACGGATTTGCCAGACCCGGCCCCGGGGCCGGGCGACGTTCTTGTTAAAATAGAGGCGGCTGGCGTCTGTGGAAGGGATCTCGTCGTGAGGAAGGGCGCCTTCCCGCATGTAAAGCCTCCGGTGATACCGGGACACGAGGGGGTTGGCAAAGTTGTGGAGGTAGGCCCCGGCGTTGAGAGAGACGTGGTGGGTAGCAGGGTCTTCCTCTCGGCGATTTACGACGGGACGTGTGACTACTGCAGACGGGGGTTTGAAAATCTGTGTAGAAACGCCGAGTTGCTGGGCGAGTCGCGCAACGGCACATACGCCGAGTATGTGGTACTGCCAGCGAAGTTCGCGCATCCGTTCCACGGCGTTGACCCGAGGGTTGCGGTGGTGGCCACGTGTCCCCTCGCCACGGCTGTCTACACGCTTAGGCATGTCGACGTGGAGGGGAGGAGGGTGCTCGTGGTTGGCGCCGGGGGCACCGGCGTCTACATCGCACAGCTAGCCAAGGTGAGGGGAGGGGAGGTCTACATTTCCACGAGGTCGCCCGAGAAGGCGGCTGTGTTGAGGCAGTTGGGTCTAGAGGTGGCGGCGGAGGGGGACAAGGATTTTGATGTAGTTATCGACACGGTGGGTAGCCCCACCCTGGAGCGTTCTCTAAAGCTGGCTAGGAGGGCGGGGAGCGTGGTGGTTATAGGCAACGTGACTGGGGAGAGGGCGTCGCTAAGCCCCGCCCTGGTGATACTAAGGCAGTTAAAGGTCTTGGGTAGCATGGCGTTCAGGCCTTGGGATATATACGAGGCGCTTGACTTGTTAAAACGGGGGCTTATAAAGCCGCTCTACGCCGAGTACAGACTGCAAGACGCGGCTAGGGTCCATGAAGATATGGAGAGGGGGGTGGTGGTGGGGAGAGCAGTTTTAATACCCTGA
- a CDS encoding long-chain-fatty-acid--CoA ligase, translating into MEKYQLTLSNLWKYIKEIYGDVEVAYLPPHGNNIRSTYGREYERSLRLADGLRRLGIAPGDRVATLDWNTIWHFDLYWAVPGMGAVLHPLNVRLAPEDLVYIINHAQDKALIYHRDFAPLVEKLKPHLKSVRLYIQISDGLGTATRDLEIEDVIKQGEPKPLPEIGEDTVATIGYTSGTTRKPKGAYFTHRALTLHTLVSAVAFAGFRGFARPECAEEQCAFMQLVPMFHVHGWGTPWTFALLGWRQIYPGRFDPNHTVKLIAEEGVKTMAGVPTMLYMLLTAPEFPKYAEKIRAVRPVFVVGGAALPKELARKAAEAGFIPRVGYGMTETAPILTLGFFRPTEEIPKEVDRYYDLLTATGLPIPLVDLLVVDEGLRPVPRDGRSVGEIVVRAPWVTPEYLGDVEKTREAWRGGWFHTGDVAVWLPDGRVRIVDRAKDVIKSGGEWISSLQLEDLIMTHPAVAQVAVVGVPHEKWGERPVAVVVLKPGASATEQDIIKHLEKFVEAGKIPKWWLPDKIIFTTQLPLTGTGKIDKKVLKEQYKGVLR; encoded by the coding sequence ATGGAGAAGTACCAACTTACGTTAAGTAATCTATGGAAATATATAAAGGAGATATATGGGGATGTTGAAGTGGCTTATCTACCTCCCCATGGGAACAACATCAGGTCTACCTATGGACGTGAATATGAGAGAAGCCTCCGCCTCGCCGATGGGCTGAGGCGTTTAGGCATAGCTCCTGGCGATAGAGTCGCCACGCTGGACTGGAACACTATTTGGCATTTTGACCTCTACTGGGCCGTGCCCGGCATGGGGGCTGTGCTCCACCCGCTCAACGTGAGGCTCGCCCCCGAGGACTTGGTGTATATTATAAACCACGCGCAGGACAAGGCGTTGATTTACCACAGAGACTTCGCGCCTCTCGTGGAGAAGCTAAAGCCGCACCTGAAGTCTGTACGGCTGTATATACAGATATCAGACGGCTTGGGCACGGCTACGCGAGATCTAGAAATCGAAGACGTGATTAAGCAGGGGGAGCCCAAACCTCTCCCTGAGATAGGCGAAGACACGGTCGCTACTATTGGGTACACAAGTGGAACCACCAGGAAGCCGAAGGGGGCGTACTTCACACACAGAGCGCTGACTCTACACACCTTGGTAAGCGCGGTGGCCTTCGCCGGCTTTAGAGGCTTTGCAAGGCCGGAGTGCGCAGAGGAGCAGTGCGCCTTTATGCAACTTGTTCCAATGTTCCACGTACATGGATGGGGCACTCCCTGGACTTTTGCTCTGTTGGGCTGGCGCCAGATTTATCCAGGCCGCTTTGATCCAAACCACACAGTTAAACTCATCGCAGAGGAGGGGGTGAAGACAATGGCGGGGGTCCCCACGATGCTCTACATGTTGCTCACCGCGCCGGAGTTCCCGAAGTACGCCGAAAAGATCAGGGCGGTGAGGCCCGTTTTCGTGGTGGGGGGCGCCGCGTTGCCCAAGGAGCTTGCCAGGAAAGCCGCCGAGGCCGGCTTCATACCGAGGGTTGGCTACGGCATGACTGAAACAGCGCCTATACTTACGCTGGGCTTCTTCAGACCCACCGAGGAAATTCCAAAAGAGGTGGATAGGTACTACGACTTGTTGACAGCTACGGGTCTGCCTATTCCTCTTGTTGATTTGTTGGTGGTTGACGAGGGTTTGAGGCCTGTTCCTCGTGATGGGAGATCTGTGGGTGAGATTGTGGTTAGGGCTCCTTGGGTTACTCCAGAGTATCTCGGCGATGTGGAGAAGACGCGGGAGGCTTGGCGTGGTGGGTGGTTCCACACGGGCGACGTGGCTGTCTGGCTACCGGACGGCCGTGTGAGAATTGTAGATAGGGCGAAGGACGTAATTAAGTCGGGTGGGGAGTGGATTTCTTCACTTCAGCTTGAGGATTTGATAATGACACATCCAGCTGTGGCGCAGGTGGCTGTCGTGGGCGTGCCTCATGAGAAGTGGGGCGAGCGTCCGGTGGCTGTGGTAGTTCTAAAGCCGGGGGCCTCCGCCACCGAACAAGACATAATTAAACACCTAGAGAAATTTGTAGAGGCGGGGAAGATACCTAAATGGTGGCTCCCAGACAAGATAATCTTCACAACACAACTCCCACTCACAGGCACAGGCAAGATAGATAAAAAAGTACTAAAAGAACAGTATAAAGGGGTGTTGAGGTGA
- a CDS encoding M20 family metallopeptidase, with product MESRAVSILSKLISIPTVNPPGEKYAELVEYAEKFFKSLGLETEIVEVPKAEVSKRCAECADYPRLILLARSGEPKIHFNGHYDVVPPGPLESWRVTKPFEPLYRDGRLYGRGAVDMKGGLTSIMLAVEKAVSAGLKNFEISFVPDEEIGGETGAGYLAKSGKITAPWVVIAEGSGEDNIWIGHRGLVWFMVEVYGKQAHGSTPWQGLNAFEGAAYIAYRLQEYAKSIAARSSKYEYDDPRGATPTVTIGGEVHGSVKTNVVPGYFAFSVDRRVIPEEDLEAVKKEFIEFVQRVAKELPHRVEVKVTNVSEAALVEPSHPLIEALSASVEEVIGRRPRRTVCIGGLDARFFIKQGIPTATYGPGPIGLAHAPDEYVEVRQVLNVAEAYYRLIKRLNAKT from the coding sequence ATGGAGTCAAGAGCTGTATCTATCCTAAGTAAGCTCATATCAATACCCACAGTCAACCCACCCGGCGAGAAATACGCAGAGCTGGTTGAGTACGCCGAGAAGTTTTTCAAATCCCTCGGACTAGAAACAGAAATCGTAGAGGTTCCTAAGGCGGAGGTGTCAAAACGCTGTGCGGAATGCGCCGACTACCCGAGGCTGATTCTACTGGCGAGAAGCGGAGAGCCAAAAATACACTTCAACGGCCACTACGACGTAGTGCCGCCGGGCCCACTGGAGAGCTGGAGAGTAACAAAACCCTTCGAGCCTCTCTACCGAGACGGGAGGCTCTACGGAAGAGGCGCGGTAGATATGAAAGGCGGGCTGACCTCAATTATGCTGGCCGTGGAGAAGGCCGTGTCGGCTGGGCTGAAAAACTTTGAGATATCATTTGTACCTGACGAGGAGATCGGCGGCGAAACCGGCGCCGGCTACTTGGCGAAGTCGGGCAAAATCACGGCGCCGTGGGTCGTAATCGCCGAGGGCTCCGGCGAGGACAACATATGGATCGGGCACAGGGGATTGGTGTGGTTTATGGTGGAGGTATATGGAAAACAGGCACACGGCTCCACTCCATGGCAGGGGCTAAACGCCTTCGAGGGGGCGGCGTACATCGCCTACAGACTACAGGAATACGCCAAGTCTATAGCCGCCAGGTCTAGTAAATATGAATACGACGACCCGAGGGGCGCCACCCCCACCGTGACCATAGGAGGAGAGGTCCACGGCTCCGTCAAAACCAACGTGGTGCCCGGATACTTCGCCTTCTCCGTAGACCGCAGAGTGATACCAGAGGAGGACTTAGAGGCGGTAAAGAAAGAATTTATAGAGTTTGTCCAGCGCGTGGCCAAGGAGCTCCCGCACAGGGTTGAGGTTAAGGTGACCAACGTCTCCGAGGCCGCGTTGGTGGAGCCCAGCCACCCGCTCATCGAGGCCCTCTCGGCGTCTGTAGAGGAGGTAATCGGGAGGAGGCCCAGGAGGACAGTCTGCATCGGCGGGCTAGACGCGAGGTTTTTCATAAAGCAGGGGATCCCCACCGCGACCTACGGGCCGGGTCCCATAGGCCTCGCCCACGCCCCAGACGAATACGTGGAGGTGCGCCAGGTGCTAAACGTGGCCGAGGCGTACTACAGGCTAATAAAGCGGCTGAACGCCAAGACCTAG
- a CDS encoding SagB/ThcOx family dehydrogenase encodes MFRRGFLKFLIATPLGRFLSGVLAASISSLAIYFHVSHTDVKKGTARGEKIFALPYPKLRGSISVEEALANRRSVREFREEPLTLEELGQILWAAYGISEVTYGLRTAPSAGAQYPLELYAVVGERGVEAQGGFLTPGVYHYDPHAHAISLRKEGDYRRELYHAALDQIWILTAPVSLVFTAVYSRTVRVYGERGRVRYVPMDLGHAGQNVYLQATALGLGTVAVGAFYDEEVARILDLPAEETPLYIMPIGRPLTRYRLAEDELVRYFERRRRR; translated from the coding sequence GTGTTCAGACGCGGCTTCTTAAAATTCCTCATAGCTACGCCGCTTGGCAGGTTTCTATCCGGCGTCCTAGCCGCCTCGATATCTTCACTAGCCATTTATTTTCATGTATCTCATACGGATGTGAAGAAAGGCACAGCAAGAGGCGAAAAGATATTTGCCCTGCCTTACCCAAAGCTACGCGGCTCGATCTCTGTTGAAGAGGCTCTGGCAAATAGGAGGTCGGTTAGAGAGTTTAGGGAGGAGCCGCTGACGCTAGAGGAGCTGGGGCAGATCCTCTGGGCGGCGTACGGCATCTCTGAAGTAACCTACGGGCTGAGGACGGCGCCTAGCGCCGGGGCGCAGTACCCCCTGGAGCTATACGCCGTCGTGGGAGAACGCGGCGTCGAGGCGCAGGGCGGCTTCCTAACCCCCGGCGTGTATCACTACGATCCCCACGCCCACGCCATTTCGCTGAGGAAGGAGGGTGACTATAGAAGGGAGCTTTACCACGCGGCGCTTGACCAGATCTGGATCTTAACGGCGCCGGTTTCGCTGGTCTTCACCGCCGTCTACAGCCGCACGGTGAGGGTCTACGGCGAGAGGGGGCGCGTTAGGTACGTCCCCATGGACCTGGGCCACGCCGGCCAGAACGTCTACCTCCAAGCCACTGCCTTGGGCCTTGGAACCGTCGCGGTGGGCGCCTTCTACGACGAGGAGGTGGCTAGGATACTCGACCTGCCGGCTGAAGAGACGCCGCTGTACATAATGCCGATTGGGAGGCCGCTGACGAGATACCGCTTGGCAGAGGATGAGCTTGTCAGATACTTCGAGCGGCGGAGGCGGCGCTAG
- a CDS encoding class I SAM-dependent methyltransferase has product MGLRGEWRVVQEAYRKIAEVYERANKVATLGNVDRWRREAITLFLSLNGKTPLKVLDAGAGPGNMAAHLKTEKYVVALDATPEMLRPNTVADDRVVGMFEYMPFRSGCFDLLLAGYSLHAATDIEKAVAEFSRVAEFQVVVSIGNPNNRFVRRLLRLYAKHLLPRLVCLVAPPEVCREYGKIYTIITSIPPNSKLREIVEKYSSIIIFREKGLGSVYIYISRSTKIA; this is encoded by the coding sequence ATGGGGCTCCGCGGTGAGTGGCGCGTTGTGCAGGAGGCCTACAGAAAAATCGCCGAGGTGTACGAAAGGGCTAATAAAGTAGCCACCCTTGGCAACGTAGACAGGTGGCGGAGGGAGGCGATCACCCTCTTCCTAAGCCTAAATGGCAAGACGCCGCTTAAAGTCCTAGACGCCGGCGCGGGCCCTGGAAACATGGCGGCCCACCTAAAGACTGAGAAGTACGTCGTTGCTCTAGACGCGACGCCGGAGATGCTCCGCCCCAACACCGTTGCAGACGACAGGGTCGTGGGGATGTTTGAATACATGCCGTTTAGAAGCGGTTGCTTCGACCTATTGCTGGCGGGCTACTCCCTACACGCCGCCACAGACATCGAGAAGGCCGTCGCGGAGTTTAGCAGAGTGGCGGAGTTCCAAGTGGTGGTGTCGATAGGAAACCCCAACAACAGGTTTGTGAGACGCCTCCTACGGCTCTACGCCAAGCATCTATTGCCTAGGTTGGTGTGTCTAGTGGCGCCGCCTGAGGTGTGTAGGGAGTATGGGAAGATATATACAATCATAACCTCAATCCCACCAAATTCAAAACTTAGAGAAATTGTAGAGAAATACTCCTCAATAATTATCTTTAGAGAGAAGGGGCTTGGCTCGGTGTACATATACATATCGAGGTCAACTAAGATCGCCTAG
- a CDS encoding class I SAM-dependent methyltransferase: MKFVEEVNVLRYYKPFIEAGGGVAQVRKALGWSEWFAVKWWEEVFNEVGLSSIRGSVFARALFISLRLRGYIREDGHIKKRPPRPDYPTNSYAIEFVELHEPFDRLGAVNVATNKVDENSIGILYSTMLSQGWYKILRHTFLKLVGVENYHTIFEPVVKEGQTAMAVLEIHTPRLYLGFDYRRDNIEMAAGSLRIKPGECSGVVCIYHATTACDAVKIARRHAPNGVESALLLHTLYWLIDPVKELSCISTLLGPGGKLLIGQQVVESTPGLVAMVTAMGAKHVLSWKGVEQILRAAGYKLVKRYLRYLPYYIAVWEPRRS; encoded by the coding sequence ATGAAGTTCGTTGAGGAGGTTAACGTTCTCCGGTATTACAAGCCATTCATTGAGGCTGGGGGCGGCGTTGCGCAGGTTAGGAAGGCGCTGGGGTGGAGTGAGTGGTTTGCTGTGAAGTGGTGGGAGGAGGTTTTCAACGAGGTTGGGCTGTCGTCGATTAGGGGGAGTGTTTTTGCAAGAGCTCTCTTTATATCGCTGAGACTGAGGGGTTACATAAGAGAGGACGGGCATATCAAGAAGAGGCCGCCGAGGCCTGACTACCCCACAAACAGCTACGCTATAGAGTTCGTGGAGCTCCACGAACCCTTTGATAGGCTCGGGGCGGTGAACGTGGCGACAAATAAAGTAGATGAAAACTCGATTGGCATCCTCTACTCGACGATGCTGAGCCAGGGATGGTACAAGATCTTGAGACATACATTTCTTAAACTAGTCGGCGTCGAGAACTACCACACAATTTTTGAGCCTGTGGTTAAGGAGGGGCAGACGGCGATGGCTGTGTTGGAGATCCACACGCCTAGGCTCTATCTGGGTTTTGACTACCGGCGGGATAACATAGAGATGGCCGCCGGCTCGCTACGTATCAAACCGGGGGAGTGTAGCGGAGTTGTCTGTATCTACCACGCCACCACCGCCTGCGACGCTGTAAAAATAGCGAGGCGTCACGCCCCCAACGGCGTCGAGTCGGCTCTTCTACTTCATACTCTGTATTGGCTGATAGACCCCGTGAAGGAGCTAAGTTGCATATCTACGCTACTGGGGCCTGGCGGGAAGCTTCTAATTGGCCAGCAGGTAGTGGAGTCGACGCCGGGTTTAGTGGCAATGGTCACCGCCATGGGTGCTAAACACGTACTTAGTTGGAAAGGCGTCGAGCAGATTCTGAGGGCGGCTGGGTATAAGCTAGTGAAAAGATACCTCAGATATCTGCCGTACTACATCGCCGTCTGGGAGCCTAGGCGATCTTAG